Proteins from a genomic interval of Halorussus rarus:
- a CDS encoding CPBP family intramembrane glutamic endopeptidase has product MSRARIGGPGAGASPGRALFAAAALGLGGYAFAVVVVGLASVALLAAGVPLMERPALLLALSVVMGQGVAFGAFALGYLVYTGRGPRFVGVRLPTLRDVGWSVGGTVALFAGLVALSALFSAFGVRSASNAVEQFGEQDPRIFLLLVPLSFLFIGPGEELLYRGVVQGRLREAFGPWVAITASSFVFAVVHVFSLQGAGKLAYLAVLLVLSPVLGAAYERTGNLVVPSLIHGAFNAVQFYVAYLGATGGLP; this is encoded by the coding sequence ATGAGTCGAGCACGAATCGGCGGTCCGGGCGCTGGCGCCTCGCCGGGGCGCGCCCTGTTCGCGGCGGCGGCGCTCGGCCTCGGCGGGTACGCGTTCGCGGTGGTGGTCGTCGGGCTGGCGTCGGTGGCACTGCTGGCGGCGGGCGTTCCCCTGATGGAGCGGCCGGCGCTGCTGCTCGCCCTCTCGGTCGTGATGGGCCAGGGCGTGGCGTTCGGGGCGTTCGCGCTCGGATACCTGGTCTACACCGGCCGGGGGCCGCGCTTCGTCGGGGTTCGCCTCCCGACGCTGCGGGACGTCGGGTGGTCGGTCGGCGGCACGGTCGCGCTGTTCGCGGGGCTCGTCGCCCTCTCGGCGCTGTTCTCCGCGTTCGGCGTCCGGTCGGCGTCGAACGCCGTCGAGCAGTTCGGCGAGCAGGACCCCCGGATCTTCCTGCTGCTGGTCCCGCTGTCGTTCCTGTTCATCGGACCGGGCGAGGAACTGCTCTACCGAGGCGTGGTGCAGGGTCGGCTCCGGGAGGCGTTCGGCCCCTGGGTCGCCATCACCGCTTCGAGTTTCGTCTTCGCCGTCGTCCACGTCTTCTCGTTGCAGGGCGCCGGAAAACTGGCGTATCTGGCGGTACTGCTCGTCCTCTCGCCGGTACTGGGCGCCGCGTACGAGCGGACCGGGAACCTCGTCGTCCCGTCGCTCATCCACGGGGCGTTCAACGCGGTCCAGTTCTACGTCGCCTATCTGGGCGCGACCGGCGGGCTCCCCTGA